A region of Streptomyces deccanensis DNA encodes the following proteins:
- a CDS encoding FAD-dependent monooxygenase produces the protein MVTRIACVGGGPGGLFFAALIKQADPSVEVTVFERNRPEDTFGFGVVFSDATLAAIHEADPVLRTALADHGRHWDDIEVRLKGQRVRCGGNGMAAITRKTLLQLLHRRAEEVGVDLRFSHEIPADPGQLADYDLIVAADGANSRFRDRLADVLVPEVEVATAKFIWFGTDYLFDGLTFVHEHGPHGTFAVHGYPISDEVSTFIVETDEESWRRAGLDEFDTAQPPGPSDEKTRHYLEKLFAEQIDGHQLLVNNSRWGNFRTRRTHRWHSGNVVLLGDAAHTAHFSVGSGTKMAMEDAVALADTLLAHRDDLPAALEAYEAARRPSVEKIQGAARPSLSWWENFGRYHDAFRPTQFAFHFISRSIGKERIARRDPEFVDTVVRDWRVAHAGAAPLDTPFMDFDGRRLTPAQLTELRAEGSRCLWLTAPDTEAELPSRYERLAAALSDDVPPDLVAVQAGTPLTRSLLAEQARLVYGVPALIVEDAMDDDRAETLLLSGRADLVASTSEGRGEA, from the coding sequence ATGGTTACTCGGATCGCTTGCGTGGGAGGCGGCCCCGGTGGGCTGTTCTTCGCGGCGCTCATCAAGCAGGCCGATCCGTCGGTCGAGGTGACGGTCTTCGAGCGGAACCGCCCGGAGGACACCTTCGGCTTCGGCGTGGTGTTCTCCGACGCGACCCTGGCGGCCATCCACGAGGCCGACCCCGTCCTGCGCACCGCGCTCGCGGACCACGGCCGGCACTGGGACGACATCGAGGTGCGGCTCAAGGGACAGCGCGTCCGGTGCGGCGGCAACGGCATGGCCGCCATCACCCGCAAGACCCTGCTCCAGCTGCTCCACCGTCGCGCGGAGGAGGTCGGCGTCGACCTCCGCTTCAGCCACGAGATCCCCGCCGACCCGGGGCAACTCGCCGACTACGACCTGATCGTGGCCGCCGACGGCGCCAACTCCCGCTTCCGCGACCGGCTCGCCGACGTCCTCGTGCCCGAGGTGGAGGTCGCGACGGCCAAGTTCATCTGGTTCGGCACGGACTACCTCTTCGACGGTCTGACCTTCGTCCACGAGCACGGCCCGCACGGCACGTTCGCCGTGCACGGCTACCCGATCAGCGACGAGGTCAGCACGTTCATCGTGGAGACCGACGAGGAGTCCTGGCGGCGCGCGGGCCTCGACGAGTTCGACACCGCGCAGCCCCCGGGCCCGAGCGACGAGAAGACCCGGCACTACCTGGAGAAGCTCTTCGCCGAGCAGATCGACGGCCACCAGCTGCTGGTCAACAACTCCCGCTGGGGCAACTTCCGCACCCGCCGCACCCACCGCTGGCACAGCGGCAACGTCGTCCTCCTCGGCGACGCCGCCCACACCGCGCACTTCTCCGTCGGCTCCGGCACCAAGATGGCCATGGAGGACGCCGTCGCCCTCGCCGACACCCTCCTCGCCCACCGCGACGACCTGCCGGCCGCCCTGGAGGCGTACGAGGCCGCCCGCCGCCCCTCGGTCGAGAAGATCCAGGGCGCCGCCCGACCCAGCCTGTCCTGGTGGGAGAACTTCGGGCGCTACCACGACGCGTTCCGGCCCACCCAGTTCGCCTTCCACTTCATCTCACGAAGCATCGGCAAGGAGCGGATCGCCCGCCGCGACCCCGAGTTCGTCGACACGGTCGTACGGGACTGGCGCGTCGCCCACGCAGGTGCCGCGCCTCTCGACACCCCGTTCATGGACTTCGACGGCCGACGACTGACCCCGGCCCAGCTCACGGAACTGCGCGCCGAGGGCTCCCGCTGCCTGTGGCTCACCGCGCCCGACACAGAGGCCGAACTCCCGTCCCGGTACGAGCGGTTGGCTGCCGCGTTGAGCGATGACGTACCCCCCGACCTGGTGGCCGTCCAGGCCGGCACCCCGCTCACCCGCTCCCTGCTCGCCGAGCAGGCCCGGCTGGTGTACGGCGTGCCCGCGCTGATCGTGGAGGACGCGATGGACGACGACCGGGCGGAGACGCTGCTGCTGTCGGGGCGGGCCGATCTGGTCGCCTCAACTTCGGAAGGGCGGGGCGAGGCATGA
- a CDS encoding acetate--CoA ligase family protein, which translates to MTTDLTPLLAPEGVVVIGASRQAGKLGAAMARSLASFPGARALVNARRPDPAEGVHASVAEAAAHTDGRLDLAVLCVPASGCAQALAEAAAAGCRAALVCAGGFGEAGPEGEEYADELRRVARETGVRLLGPNTSGFFAPHLGLTASFVPAAGQLPAGDIAVVAASGGVNHALSFDLVTAGNGISLGVGIGAGLDVTAADVLEHLVRDDRTTAVALHLETVPDGPRLVAAVRGLAVVKPVVALVVGRSDIGDFARSHTGALATSWRTTRAALRQAGAVVVDDERELVDALTALSRIRLRPLSDPGLGIVTAQAGPGLLLADRAGTDGIRVSELTTSTQRALSDLLPPLTYQRNPVDTGRPAETFARVLDTTAADPAVDLLAVYALTEPDSVDLASAAQDAGLGADSPAVVVVGGLPEDVAEQRARLHKSGVPALPGPAAAANAVRALVTDARQRASSDTDALPSEAIAAVPVGPLDEDAAKTFLAGLGIRTPDRVACDNRDQAHHALRRLGGPVAVKVLDAAILHKTEIGGVHLGVRTAEELDAALDAIGPGRRYLVEAMAPAGVDLVLGVRRDPVFGPVVLAGLGGTAAEALADVAIRLAPLSATEAATMPDELAARALLDGWRGGPVLDRAESGRVVAALAAALAASPETAEIEINPLRLTADGLIALDAVIVPTEENDHA; encoded by the coding sequence ATGACCACGGACCTGACTCCGCTCCTGGCGCCCGAGGGCGTCGTCGTGATCGGCGCCTCGCGGCAGGCCGGGAAGCTCGGCGCCGCCATGGCCCGCTCCCTCGCCTCCTTCCCCGGCGCCCGCGCCCTGGTCAACGCCCGCCGCCCCGACCCCGCCGAAGGCGTGCACGCCTCCGTCGCCGAGGCCGCCGCGCACACCGACGGGCGGCTCGACCTCGCCGTCCTGTGCGTGCCCGCGTCCGGCTGCGCGCAAGCCCTGGCCGAGGCGGCCGCCGCCGGCTGCCGTGCCGCGCTGGTCTGCGCCGGCGGTTTCGGCGAGGCGGGCCCGGAGGGCGAGGAGTACGCCGACGAACTGCGGCGCGTGGCCCGGGAGACCGGGGTCCGGCTGCTCGGTCCCAACACCTCCGGCTTCTTCGCGCCCCACCTGGGCCTCACCGCCAGCTTCGTACCGGCCGCCGGACAGCTCCCGGCCGGGGACATCGCCGTCGTCGCGGCCAGCGGCGGCGTCAACCACGCGCTCTCCTTCGACCTGGTCACCGCCGGGAACGGCATCAGCCTCGGTGTCGGCATCGGGGCGGGCCTCGATGTCACCGCCGCGGACGTCCTCGAGCACCTCGTGCGGGACGACCGTACGACGGCTGTGGCTCTGCATCTGGAGACGGTTCCGGACGGACCACGTCTGGTCGCGGCCGTGCGCGGGCTGGCTGTCGTGAAGCCCGTCGTGGCGCTGGTCGTCGGCCGCAGTGACATCGGTGACTTCGCCCGGTCGCACACCGGCGCGCTCGCCACGTCCTGGCGTACGACACGGGCCGCGTTGCGGCAGGCCGGGGCGGTGGTCGTGGACGACGAGCGGGAACTGGTGGACGCGCTCACCGCGCTGTCCCGCATCCGGCTGCGCCCGCTGTCGGACCCGGGGCTCGGCATCGTGACCGCCCAGGCCGGCCCGGGGCTGCTCCTGGCGGACCGGGCGGGCACCGACGGCATCCGCGTATCGGAGCTGACCACGAGCACGCAGCGCGCGCTGAGCGACCTGCTGCCCCCGCTCACCTACCAGCGCAACCCGGTCGACACCGGCCGCCCCGCCGAGACGTTCGCCCGCGTCCTCGACACCACGGCCGCCGACCCGGCGGTGGACCTCCTCGCCGTCTACGCCCTGACCGAGCCCGACAGCGTCGACCTCGCCTCCGCCGCCCAGGACGCCGGCCTCGGCGCCGACTCCCCGGCCGTGGTGGTCGTCGGCGGCCTCCCCGAGGACGTGGCCGAACAACGGGCCCGCCTGCACAAGTCGGGCGTCCCGGCTCTCCCCGGACCGGCGGCCGCCGCCAACGCGGTACGGGCACTGGTTACGGACGCGCGACAGCGGGCCTCGTCGGACACGGACGCGCTGCCCTCGGAGGCGATCGCTGCCGTACCCGTCGGCCCTCTCGACGAGGACGCCGCCAAGACCTTCCTCGCCGGACTCGGCATCCGCACCCCCGACCGCGTCGCCTGCGACAACCGCGACCAGGCTCACCACGCCCTTCGCCGACTGGGCGGCCCCGTCGCCGTCAAGGTGCTCGACGCCGCGATCCTGCACAAGACGGAGATCGGCGGGGTCCACCTGGGCGTACGTACCGCCGAGGAGCTCGACGCGGCGCTGGACGCCATCGGCCCCGGCCGCCGCTACCTCGTCGAGGCCATGGCCCCGGCCGGTGTCGACCTCGTGCTCGGCGTGCGTCGGGACCCGGTGTTCGGGCCGGTCGTGTTGGCGGGGCTGGGCGGTACGGCCGCCGAGGCGCTCGCCGACGTGGCGATCCGGCTCGCCCCGCTGTCCGCGACCGAGGCCGCCACCATGCCCGACGAACTGGCCGCCCGCGCCCTGCTCGACGGCTGGCGGGGCGGGCCGGTGCTGGACCGCGCCGAGTCCGGACGGGTCGTCGCCGCGCTCGCCGCAGCCCTGGCCGCGAGCCCGGAGACCGCCGAGATCGAGATCAACCCGCTGCGGCTCACCGCCGACGGGCTGATCGCCCTGGACGCCGTGATCGTGCCCACCGAGGAGAATGACCATGCCTAG
- a CDS encoding cupin domain-containing protein, which translates to MTTDPVTSVSVIAPDETDPDLRKLYDGFAAAGLIPLWTEIGDLMPLTPRPEAVPHVWHWDTLLPLARRSGDLVPVGRGGERRAIALANPGLPGRPYATPNLWAAIQYLGPREVAPAHRHSQGAFRFILEGEGVWTVVNGDAVEMRPGDLLLTPSMHWHGHHHVGDEPMVWLDGLDIPLVHRLDAGFFEFGEDGVSDRSTPFRSRNERLWGHPGLRPIAAPETPNSPLMAYRWADTDDALTAQLELEDEGHPGVIEPGHAGIRFTNPATGRDALASLRTEMHRLRPGTTTATRRTVGSSVWQVFRGSGTVTLDDRVIEVAAGDLIAVPSWCALTIAADTRLDLFTFNDAPLYEALNLARTETTARTETTGSTTA; encoded by the coding sequence ATGACCACTGACCCGGTGACCAGCGTCTCCGTCATCGCCCCCGACGAGACCGACCCCGACCTGCGCAAGCTGTACGACGGCTTCGCGGCCGCCGGGCTCATCCCGCTGTGGACCGAGATCGGCGACCTGATGCCGCTGACCCCGCGGCCCGAGGCCGTGCCGCACGTCTGGCACTGGGACACCCTGCTGCCGCTCGCCCGCCGGTCCGGCGACCTGGTGCCCGTCGGGCGTGGCGGCGAACGCCGGGCGATCGCGCTCGCCAACCCGGGCCTGCCCGGACGGCCGTACGCGACGCCCAACCTGTGGGCGGCGATCCAGTACCTGGGCCCGCGCGAGGTCGCCCCCGCACACCGGCACTCGCAGGGCGCCTTCCGGTTCATCCTGGAGGGCGAGGGCGTGTGGACGGTCGTCAACGGCGACGCGGTCGAGATGCGCCCCGGCGACCTCCTCCTCACCCCGTCCATGCACTGGCACGGCCACCACCACGTCGGCGACGAGCCCATGGTCTGGCTCGACGGCCTCGACATCCCGCTCGTCCACCGACTCGACGCCGGGTTCTTCGAGTTCGGCGAGGACGGCGTGTCCGACCGGTCCACCCCCTTCCGCTCGCGCAACGAGCGGCTCTGGGGCCACCCCGGACTGCGGCCGATAGCCGCCCCCGAAACCCCCAACTCCCCGCTGATGGCCTACCGTTGGGCCGACACCGACGACGCCCTCACCGCCCAGCTGGAGCTGGAGGACGAAGGACACCCCGGTGTCATCGAGCCCGGCCACGCGGGCATCCGCTTCACCAACCCCGCCACCGGCCGCGACGCCCTCGCCAGCCTGCGCACCGAGATGCACCGGCTGCGGCCCGGCACCACCACCGCCACCCGCCGCACCGTCGGCTCCTCGGTCTGGCAGGTCTTCCGCGGCAGCGGCACGGTCACCCTCGACGACCGGGTGATCGAGGTGGCCGCCGGCGACCTGATCGCCGTCCCCTCCTGGTGCGCCCTGACCATCGCCGCCGACACCCGGCTCGACCTGTTCACCTTCAACGACGCGCCCCTCTACGAGGCGCTGAACCTCGCCCGCACGGAAACGACCGCCCGCACCGAGACGACCGGGAGCACGACCGCATGA
- a CDS encoding PaaX family transcriptional regulator C-terminal domain-containing protein produces MKPRSIVFDLFGDYVRYRGGAARMRTLSTLMGCFGVGESTVRVVLARLRKEGWFDVRREGRETVYALNKRSLQLLDEGRTRIFDRAPADWDRHWYMVIYSVPETERGVRDRIRKELAWLGFGPLAPSTYVSPHDRLQQVREKFADEPAVRLDTLRCQSGGLPVDREMAARGWDLEGLNEDYRDLLRTYRGRMASYRAGHLSPEEALVERMRLTYDYRQFPFRDPDLPTELLPAGWVGREAYEMFMEAHDVLGPAAEAYYDEVVGSRQ; encoded by the coding sequence GTGAAGCCTCGATCGATTGTCTTCGACCTGTTCGGCGACTACGTCCGCTACCGCGGCGGCGCCGCGCGGATGCGCACTCTGAGCACGCTGATGGGCTGCTTCGGCGTCGGTGAGAGCACCGTGCGCGTGGTGCTCGCCAGGCTGCGCAAGGAGGGCTGGTTCGATGTCCGACGCGAGGGCCGGGAGACCGTCTACGCACTGAACAAGCGCAGTCTCCAGCTCCTCGACGAGGGCCGTACCCGCATCTTCGACCGGGCTCCCGCCGACTGGGACCGGCACTGGTACATGGTCATCTACTCGGTCCCGGAGACCGAGCGCGGTGTCCGCGATCGCATCCGCAAGGAGCTGGCGTGGCTGGGGTTCGGCCCGCTGGCACCGTCCACGTACGTGTCCCCGCACGACCGGCTCCAGCAGGTCCGGGAGAAGTTCGCGGACGAGCCCGCCGTACGGCTGGACACGCTGCGCTGCCAGTCCGGCGGGCTGCCCGTCGACCGGGAGATGGCGGCGCGGGGCTGGGACCTCGAGGGGCTCAACGAGGACTACCGGGACTTGCTGCGCACGTACCGGGGGCGGATGGCCTCGTACCGGGCCGGGCATCTCAGCCCCGAGGAGGCCCTGGTCGAGCGGATGCGGCTGACGTACGACTACCGCCAGTTCCCGTTCCGCGATCCTGACCTGCCGACCGAGTTGCTGCCGGCGGGGTGGGTGGGGCGTGAGGCGTACGAGATGTTCATGGAGGCCCATGATGTGCTGGGGCCGGCGGCGGAGGCGTACTACGACGAGGTGGTCGGCAGCCGCCAATAG
- a CDS encoding (2,3-dihydroxybenzoyl)adenylate synthase, giving the protein MPRPSSDGAVPWPTEYAERYTAKGYWEGVALGDRLHAAADATPDAIAVVDGDRRVTYRQLAERADAAASRLAALGLRPDDRIVVQLPNTVEFVILTYACLRLGAIPVMALPGHRRHEIGHLVEHSEAVAIAVPDVLKDHDHQSMAFEVADASSTLAHILVLGDKVGDSAVDLRELCAEPAAPGAREAVDAYRPDSRSIAVFLLSGGTTGLPKLIARTHDDYLYNARRSAEVCELGPDTVYFAALPLGHNFPLACPGLLGTLLHGGRVVLGSPNPDKAFPIVEREGVTVSALVPAIAQRWLDHHREHPGHDLSSLRLLQVGGSRLADHVARRVRPELGCTLQQVFGMAEGLLNYTRFDDSEDVICTTQGRPMCDDDELLVVDELGDPVPEGSPGVLLTRGPYTPRGYYRAEEQNARAFTEDGWYRTGDIVRLRPDGNLVVEGRDKDMIIRGGENISAEEIENFAYQTPGVARAAAVAMPDDRLGERVCLYVVPEPGHTVTLDDVHHVMERAGTARFKFPDRLVTVPELVATKVGKIDKKALRADIARRLDAEGTPR; this is encoded by the coding sequence ATGCCTAGGCCTAGCAGCGACGGAGCTGTGCCCTGGCCGACGGAGTACGCCGAGCGCTACACCGCGAAGGGCTACTGGGAGGGCGTCGCCCTCGGCGACCGGCTGCACGCCGCCGCCGACGCGACCCCCGACGCGATCGCCGTCGTCGACGGCGACCGCAGGGTGACGTACCGGCAACTCGCCGAGCGGGCGGACGCCGCGGCGTCGCGCCTGGCCGCGCTGGGCCTCCGCCCGGACGACCGGATCGTGGTGCAGCTGCCCAACACGGTCGAGTTCGTGATCCTCACGTACGCGTGCCTGCGCCTCGGCGCCATCCCCGTCATGGCGCTGCCCGGCCACCGCAGACACGAGATCGGCCATCTCGTCGAGCACAGCGAGGCCGTGGCCATCGCCGTCCCGGACGTCCTCAAGGACCACGACCATCAGTCGATGGCGTTCGAGGTGGCTGACGCATCGTCAACTCTCGCTCACATCCTGGTACTTGGCGACAAGGTGGGCGACAGCGCCGTGGATCTGCGGGAGCTGTGCGCCGAGCCCGCCGCACCGGGCGCCCGGGAAGCGGTCGACGCGTACCGGCCCGACAGCCGCTCCATCGCTGTCTTCCTGCTCTCCGGCGGCACCACCGGACTGCCCAAGCTCATCGCCCGCACCCACGACGACTACCTCTACAACGCCCGCCGCAGCGCCGAGGTCTGCGAACTCGGCCCCGACACGGTCTACTTCGCCGCCCTGCCTCTCGGGCACAACTTCCCCCTCGCCTGCCCCGGCCTGCTCGGCACGCTGCTGCACGGCGGCCGGGTCGTCCTCGGTTCGCCCAACCCGGACAAGGCGTTCCCGATCGTCGAGCGTGAGGGCGTCACCGTGAGCGCCCTGGTGCCGGCCATCGCCCAGCGCTGGCTGGACCACCACCGCGAACACCCCGGCCACGACCTGAGTTCGCTGCGCCTCCTCCAGGTCGGGGGCTCCCGCCTCGCCGACCACGTCGCCCGCCGCGTCCGCCCCGAACTGGGGTGCACGCTCCAACAGGTGTTCGGCATGGCCGAGGGCCTCCTCAACTACACGCGCTTCGACGACTCCGAGGACGTCATCTGTACGACGCAGGGGCGCCCCATGTGCGACGACGACGAGCTCCTCGTCGTGGACGAGCTGGGCGACCCGGTCCCGGAGGGGAGCCCCGGTGTGCTGCTGACCCGGGGCCCGTACACCCCGCGCGGCTACTACCGGGCCGAGGAGCAGAACGCCCGCGCGTTCACCGAGGACGGCTGGTACCGCACCGGTGACATCGTGCGGCTGCGGCCCGACGGCAACCTCGTCGTCGAGGGCCGCGACAAGGACATGATCATCCGGGGTGGGGAGAACATCTCCGCCGAGGAGATCGAGAACTTCGCGTACCAGACACCGGGTGTCGCCCGCGCCGCCGCCGTGGCCATGCCCGACGACCGGCTCGGCGAGCGGGTCTGCCTCTACGTCGTCCCGGAACCCGGGCACACGGTCACCCTCGACGACGTCCACCACGTCATGGAGCGCGCGGGCACCGCCCGCTTCAAGTTCCCGGACCGGCTGGTGACCGTCCCCGAACTCGTCGCCACCAAGGTCGGAAAGATCGACAAGAAGGCCCTGCGCGCCGACATCGCGCGCCGCCTCGACGCCGAAGGAACCCCCCGATGA
- a CDS encoding bifunctional 3-(3-hydroxy-phenyl)propionate/3-hydroxycinnamic acid hydroxylase, which produces MYDVAVIGYGPVGMVTAALLGQAGHDVIVLERYPTLYNLPRAAIFDDETMRTFDRLGLSETLLPTLHVQRNYEWRSGVGELLIEHDFAAVGGQGWAEWYMMYQPYLEDALDGLVRGLENVRIRMDSRVTGLRHTDQGVDIQVEGDDDAVSARYVVACDGGNSFTRTWLGIGQEDHGFSEPWMVCDFRLTEGGGADIPKARQVCDPKQPISIISLGPKHHRFSFMLDSEDSFSVEREPDRVWARVAAYVDRSQAELIRVATYTFRSLVAERWRSGRILLAGDAAHQMPPFLGQGMCSGIRDAQNFAFKLDAVLRGADDALLDTYQTEREPHVRAIIAKGIELGRVQTMRDPVAAAERDARLIAQREANGRPEKMRFPGLGPGLHDASPQAGHLMPHGRVEHDGTEGLFDAVLGRGFVLLVDGRDGASLDASALAEAARLGVAVHHLTDRRLTTEGVIDVGGVYGRWFDETGRTAVLWRPDFYILGTADTLSGVPALLKTLANAVEPMQAPATVGERIRP; this is translated from the coding sequence ATGTACGACGTCGCCGTCATCGGGTACGGACCCGTGGGCATGGTCACTGCGGCACTGCTCGGTCAGGCAGGACACGACGTGATCGTGCTGGAGCGCTACCCCACCCTCTACAACCTGCCGCGCGCCGCCATCTTCGACGACGAGACGATGCGGACGTTCGACCGGCTCGGCCTCTCCGAGACCCTCCTGCCCACGCTGCACGTCCAGCGGAACTACGAGTGGCGCAGCGGCGTGGGCGAGTTGCTCATCGAGCACGACTTCGCCGCCGTCGGCGGCCAGGGCTGGGCGGAGTGGTACATGATGTACCAGCCCTACCTGGAGGACGCCCTCGACGGTCTGGTCCGCGGTCTGGAGAACGTCCGGATCCGGATGGACTCCCGGGTCACGGGACTGCGTCACACCGATCAGGGCGTGGACATCCAGGTCGAGGGCGACGACGACGCCGTCTCCGCCCGGTACGTCGTGGCCTGCGACGGCGGCAACAGCTTCACCCGCACCTGGCTGGGCATCGGCCAGGAGGACCACGGCTTCTCCGAGCCGTGGATGGTCTGCGACTTCCGGCTGACCGAGGGCGGCGGCGCGGACATCCCCAAGGCCCGCCAGGTCTGCGACCCGAAGCAGCCCATCTCGATCATCTCGCTGGGCCCGAAGCACCACCGGTTCAGCTTCATGCTCGACTCCGAGGACTCCTTCTCCGTCGAGCGGGAGCCCGACCGGGTGTGGGCGAGGGTCGCCGCCTACGTCGACCGCTCGCAGGCAGAGCTGATCCGGGTCGCCACGTACACGTTCCGCTCACTGGTCGCGGAGCGGTGGCGCAGTGGCCGGATCCTGCTGGCCGGGGACGCGGCGCACCAGATGCCGCCGTTCCTCGGGCAGGGAATGTGCTCGGGCATCCGGGACGCGCAGAACTTCGCGTTCAAGCTGGACGCGGTGCTGCGTGGGGCCGACGACGCGCTGCTCGACACGTACCAGACCGAACGTGAGCCGCATGTCCGGGCCATCATCGCCAAGGGCATCGAGCTGGGCCGAGTGCAGACGATGCGGGACCCGGTGGCCGCCGCCGAGCGCGACGCCCGCCTGATCGCCCAGCGCGAGGCGAACGGGCGCCCGGAGAAGATGCGGTTCCCGGGGCTCGGCCCGGGTCTGCACGACGCGTCCCCGCAGGCAGGGCATCTGATGCCGCACGGCCGGGTCGAGCACGACGGCACCGAGGGGCTCTTCGACGCCGTACTCGGCCGGGGCTTCGTCCTCCTCGTCGACGGCCGCGACGGCGCCTCGCTCGATGCCTCGGCCCTGGCGGAAGCCGCCCGGCTCGGGGTCGCCGTCCACCACCTCACCGACCGTCGCCTCACCACCGAGGGGGTCATCGATGTCGGCGGCGTCTACGGGCGCTGGTTCGACGAGACCGGCCGTACCGCCGTTCTGTGGCGGCCCGATTTCTACATCCTCGGCACCGCGGACACCCTCTCCGGCGTCCCGGCGCTCCTGAAGACCCTTGCCAACGCAGTGGAGCCGATGCAGGCTCCTGCCACCGTCGGAGAAAGGATCCGGCCATGA
- a CDS encoding IclR family transcriptional regulator yields the protein MTSTEPNESNGTNGERQGIQSVETAMRVLLALESGGGALSLSAIAQASGMQPSKVHRYLVSLGRIGLTSQDAASGLYDFGAAMRRMGAEALRRTNEVAVAGGHAMRLRDRTGHSVNLAVWGDRGPIVVSWAYGTRPLPLTVRVGATLPLVTSSVGRVFLAHLPESLTDEVLRDELRGKEADWPTERLAAIREQVREKGYAETRGSVIPGIISIAAPVFAAGDPLPLAISVVLPESLGTPDHVAEVTRELQTTVTEASRELGRAPQGRGELRDQPRRTSSRPTA from the coding sequence GTGACCAGTACTGAGCCCAACGAGAGCAACGGGACCAACGGGGAACGGCAGGGCATCCAGTCCGTCGAGACCGCGATGCGCGTCCTGCTGGCCCTGGAGAGCGGGGGCGGGGCGCTGAGCCTGTCGGCGATCGCGCAGGCCAGCGGCATGCAGCCCAGCAAGGTGCACCGCTATCTCGTCAGCCTCGGCCGCATCGGCCTGACCTCCCAGGATGCCGCGTCCGGCCTCTACGACTTCGGGGCCGCGATGCGCCGCATGGGCGCCGAGGCCCTGCGCCGCACCAACGAGGTCGCGGTGGCCGGCGGCCACGCCATGAGGCTCCGTGACCGCACCGGCCACTCCGTGAACCTCGCGGTCTGGGGCGACCGCGGCCCCATCGTCGTCAGCTGGGCGTACGGCACCCGCCCCCTCCCCCTGACGGTGCGCGTCGGCGCGACGCTGCCCCTGGTCACCTCATCGGTCGGCCGCGTCTTCCTCGCCCATCTACCCGAGAGCCTCACCGACGAGGTGCTCCGCGACGAACTCCGCGGCAAGGAGGCAGACTGGCCCACCGAGCGCCTGGCGGCCATCCGCGAACAGGTCCGCGAAAAGGGCTACGCCGAAACCCGCGGCAGCGTCATCCCGGGCATCATCTCGATCGCGGCCCCCGTCTTCGCCGCCGGCGACCCGCTGCCCCTGGCCATCTCGGTCGTCCTCCCGGAAAGCCTGGGCACCCCGGACCACGTGGCCGAGGTGACCCGAGAACTACAGACGACGGTGACGGAGGCATCCCGAGAGCTCGGCCGCGCCCCGCAGGGGCGCGGGGAACTGCGCGACCAGCCACGACGCACCAGCAGTCGCCCGACGGCATAG
- a CDS encoding amidohydrolase family protein, producing the protein MKLIGLEEHFVTPDLVGHGASTASIAQPHAWAEASRRLLDLTEERLDGMDAAGLDMQVLSLNSPGLQAEKDPAAAVRQAIAVNDFLTGVITEHPDRFSGFAALPLQDPRAAADELERAVTHLGLRGALVNAHTHGRYLDDPALRVVWERAEHLDVPLYLHPANGVDTAHVLSGHPELVGPMWSWGIDTATHALRLIFGGVFDDFPKAKLLLGHMGEGLPFVMWRMDSRWDFHAHHGIELKRGRPSEYLRENLYITTSGVCSSAPLLTALLSMGADHILFGTDYPFEDMETATTFLRNAPISDADRQKIGHLNAEKLLGLTPAPAPAYAGV; encoded by the coding sequence ATGAAGCTGATCGGCCTCGAAGAGCACTTCGTGACCCCCGACCTGGTGGGCCATGGCGCGTCCACCGCCTCCATCGCCCAGCCCCATGCGTGGGCCGAGGCCTCCCGCCGGCTCCTCGACCTCACCGAAGAACGCCTCGACGGCATGGACGCGGCGGGCCTGGACATGCAGGTGCTGTCCCTCAACTCCCCCGGGCTCCAGGCGGAGAAGGACCCGGCCGCCGCCGTACGCCAGGCGATCGCGGTCAACGACTTCCTGACCGGTGTCATCACCGAGCACCCCGACCGCTTCTCCGGCTTCGCCGCCCTGCCGCTCCAGGACCCGAGGGCCGCGGCCGACGAGCTGGAGCGGGCGGTCACCCATCTCGGGCTGCGCGGCGCCCTCGTCAACGCGCACACCCACGGCAGGTACCTCGACGACCCCGCCCTGCGGGTCGTGTGGGAGCGCGCCGAGCACCTCGACGTACCGCTCTATCTGCACCCGGCGAACGGCGTCGACACCGCGCATGTGCTGTCCGGCCACCCCGAACTCGTCGGGCCGATGTGGAGCTGGGGCATCGACACCGCCACCCACGCCCTGCGCCTGATCTTCGGCGGTGTCTTCGACGACTTCCCGAAGGCCAAGCTGCTGCTCGGCCACATGGGAGAGGGCCTGCCGTTCGTGATGTGGCGCATGGACTCCCGCTGGGACTTCCACGCCCACCACGGCATCGAGCTCAAGCGGGGCCGCCCCTCGGAGTACCTCCGGGAGAACCTCTACATCACCACCAGCGGTGTCTGTTCCTCCGCGCCGCTGCTCACGGCGCTGCTGTCGATGGGCGCCGACCACATCCTCTTCGGCACCGACTACCCGTTCGAGGACATGGAGACGGCCACGACGTTCCTGCGGAACGCGCCGATCAGCGACGCCGACCGGCAGAAGATCGGCCACCTCAACGCCGAGAAGCTGCTCGGCCTCACCCCGGCCCCGGCACCCGCGTACGCCGGTGTCTGA